One Drosophila virilis strain 15010-1051.87 chromosome 5, Dvir_AGI_RSII-ME, whole genome shotgun sequence DNA window includes the following coding sequences:
- the LOC6625879 gene encoding glyceraldehyde-3-phosphate dehydrogenase 2, giving the protein MAGIAINGFGRIGRVFLRETLRRQDVKVVAINDPSMEPKYMAYMLRYDTTHGILDKKISIEGKKLIIDGQKIEVLNEMDPTKLCWKDLNVNTVVECTGRFTTLKAAQAHIDGGAKKVVISAPSADAPMFVCGVNLDKYKPEMKIISNASCTTNCLAPLAKVVHDNFEILEGLMTTVHACTATQMILDGPSKKVWRDGRSGMCNIIPASTGAAKAVGKVIPELNGKLTGMAFRVPTPNVSVVDLTCRLGCAAKMDQIKEAVKEAAKGDMKGILAYTEDDVVSSDLNGSRYGSVFDAKACIALNDNFVKLISWYDNETGYSCRLLDLVIFSQMIDKCIEKQKKDKCDK; this is encoded by the coding sequence ATGGCGGGAATTGCTATTAACGGTTTTGGACGGATTGGGCGCGTCTTTTTGCGCGAAACTTTGAGACGACAGGATGTTAAGGTGGTAGCCATTAATGATCCATCGATGGAACCCAAGTATATGGCCTATATGTTACGCTACGACACAACACATGGCATTTTAGACAAGAAGATTTCCATTGAAGGCAAGAAGCTAATCATAGACGGCCAAAAGATTGAGGTACTCAACGAGATGGATCCGACAAAACTATGTTGGAAAGATCTAAACGTGAATACGGTAGTTGAATGTACTGGTCGATTTACCACTCTTAAGGCTGCACAGGCGCATATCGATGGGGGCGCCAAAAAAGTTGTCATATCTGCACCATCGGCGGACGCGcccatgtttgtgtgtggcgTCAATTTGGACAAGTATAAGCCAGAGATGAAAATCATATCGAATGCATCTTGCACAACCAACTGTCTTGCACCGCTTGCAAAAGTTGTGCATGATAATTTTGAAATCTTGGAGGGTCTCATGACGACAGTTCATGCTTGCACCGCCACGCAGATGATTTTGGATGGACCGAGCAAGAAGGTCTGGCGCGATGGACGCAGCGGCATGTGCAACATAATACCGGCCAGCACGGGTGCCGCCAAGGCTGTTGGCAAGGTTATACCAGAACTGAATGGTAAGCTAACAGGCATGGCTTTTCGTGTGCCCACACCGAATGTTTCCGTGGTGGATTTGACATGTCGTCTTGGCTGTGCCGCCAAAATGGATCAGATCAAGGAAGCTGTCAAGGAAGCAGCCAAGGGCGATATGAAGGGCATACTAGCATACACCGAAGACGATGTAGTCTCGTCGGATTTGAATGGCTCGCGTTATGGCTCCGTATTCGATGCCAAAGCCTGCATAGCGCTTAACGATAATTTTGTTAAGCTTATCTCGTGGTATGACAATGAAACTGGCTACTCTTGCCGGCTTTTAGATCTTGTTATTTTCTCTCAAATGATAGATAAATGtatcgaaaaacaaaaaaaagacaaGTGCGACAAGTAG
- the LOC6624965 gene encoding uncharacterized protein: MSARGKLASPMVMPIPASSFHRSITEAPRGTRLATPLSSHRTGAVRRTGGDGDGGTAGWKTTAVTTTSRLTLTARLEKPTIASTLRAASNRSKVMAQKVATPRKQRTPIGGDKKCPDRLALGPISKLGLQQGRKAAGGDMPLKKDVQVNALFEPRLEKQPLLEMGVQTNEAEILNRDLLVGDIKLLLPSPQLAKQIDRARAENKKKLDRQAIRQFSSHEQDEEQHLDELKQFMERSYVTRRIPKKPPMPVLSSFEPTQYNTVFKSMDEFFTRDVPKAESITNIKERIRRKEVELMSMFDEVEVSEKAESESEGD; this comes from the coding sequence ATGAGTGCGCGCGGCAAATTGGCCTCGCCCATGGTCATGCCCATTCCAGCAAGTAGTTTTCATCGCAGCATAACAGAAGCGCCACGAGGCACCAGATTGGCGACGCCGCTATCATCACACAGGACCGGAGCAGTTAGACGCACCGGCGGCGATGGCGATGGTGGCACCGCTGGCTGGAAGACAACAGCTGTGACGACCACAAGCCGGCTGACACTTACGGCACGGCTGGAGAAACCGACAATTGCCTCAACACTGCGTGCGGCCAGCAATCGGAGCAAAGTAATGGCCCAAAAGGTGGCAACTCCTCGCAAGCAACGAACACCAATTGGTGGCGACAAGAAATGCCCGGATCGGTTGGCGTTGGGTCCCATATCAAAACTCGGGCTGCAACAGGGAAGAAAGGCAGCGGGCGGTGATATGCCGCTGAAGAAGGATGTCCAAGTAAATGCTCTGTTTGAGCCTAGGCTGGAGAAGCAGCCACTGCTGGAGATGGGCGTGCAGACCAATGAGGCGGAAATACTTAATCGTGATCTGCTCGTTGGAGATATTAAGCTCCTGTTGCCATCACCGCAGCTGGCCAAACAAATTGACAGGGCACGCGcggaaaataagaaaaaattggATCGCCAAGCAATACGTCAATTTTCATCGCACGAACAGGATGAAGAACAGCATTTGGATGAGCTCAAGCAATTCATGGAGCGCAGCTATGTGACCAGGCGTATACCCAAGAAACCGCCAATGCCCGTGCTATCCAGCTTTGAGCCAACCCAATATAATACTGTATTCAAGTCCATGGATGAGTTCTTTACACGCGACGTACCGAAGGCGGAGTCTATCACAAACATAAAGGAGCGCATCAGGCGCAAGGAAGTGGAACTAATGAGCATGTTCGATGAAGTAGAAGTAAGTGAAAAGGCCGAATCCGAGTCTGAAGGCGATTAA
- the PIG-V gene encoding GPI mannosyltransferase 2, protein MTLKVTKLALSSRLIILAVQMLANWIVPDHKPDVFRMPMPTPNATNPDHYLDKLVMRCLGGLRHWDGEYFLHIANYLYTYENTLAFYPLYPVLVRNLAAALETFNVPISMHALTLVVAVALNVWLFCEAANYLYQLTQRVFNDLHKSWNAALVFCFNPASIFFSAAYSESLFTYASFILMLECVRAKQQFNFMRICASLTACIMCRSNGLIALGFPLYFFARHILLTANVKRCQQVIKMALAVLIPLAILHAYYFYIYRLYCMPGIKVKHPQQVLHYASERDYLLAGRGPKGSPWCQYTLPFPYSYVQSTYWDVGFLRYYQWKQLPNFLLALPMLVFMQWHCCDYLWFLATKIWPQVVSWREPLKSQKSLPFVLHGAFLTLVCALFVHIQVSTRLLASATPIFYWFAADHMPKSLAQLSFRSKAGALFIWCTTYCACGTVLFCNNFPWT, encoded by the coding sequence atGACACTGAAGGTGACAAAGCTGGCGCTTTCGAGTCGCCTCATCATTTTGGCCGTTCAAATGCTGGCCAACTGGATTGTGCCAGATCATAAGCCGGATGTGTTTCGTATGCCAATGCCCACACCGAATGCTACAAATCCCGACCACTACCTGGACAAGCTGGTTATGCGCTGCTTGGGCGGCTTGCGGCACTGGGACGGTGAATACTTTCTGCACATTGCCAACTATTTGTACACGTATGAGAATACTCTGGCATTCTATCCATTATATCCGGTGCTTGTGCGCAATTTGGCCGCAGCTTTGGAGACTTTCAATGTGCCCATTTCGATGCATGCACTGACTCTGGTCGTCGCTGTCGCCTTGAATGTGTGGCTCTTCTGCGAGGCTGCCAATTATTTGTACCAGCTGACGCAGCGCGTCTTCAATGATCTGCACAAGAGTTGGAATGCAGCGCTCGTTTTTTGCTTTAATCCGGCCAGCATTTTCTTCAGTGCCGCCTACTCCGAATCGCTGTTCACCTACGCCAGCTTCATCCTGATGCTGGAATGCGTCCGGGCCAagcaacaattcaattttatgcGCATTTGCGCCAGCTTGACTGCTTGCATTATGTGCCGCTCCAATGGACTGATTGCCCTGGGCTTTCCCCTGTATTTTTTTGCGCGCCACATTCTACTGACGGCGAACGTGAAGCGCTGCCAACAGGTGATCAAGATGGCGTTGGCCGTGCTTATACCGCTGGCCATATTGCATGCCTATTACTTTTACATATATCGACTCTACTGTATGCCCGGCATCAAGGTTAAGCATCCGCAGCAGGTGCTGCATTATGCCAGCGAACGAGACTATCTGCTTGCCGGACGGGGACCGAAGGGATCGCCCTGGTGCCAATATACGTTGCCATTCCCCTACAGTTACGTGCAGTCCACCTATTGGGATGTGGGCTTCTTGCGTTACTATCAATGGAAGCAGCTTCCCAATTTTCTACTAGCACTGCCCATGCTCGTGTTTATGCAGTGGCATTGCTGTGATTATTTGTGGTTTTTGGCCACTAAGATTTGGCCACAGGTGGTCAGCTGGCGGGAACCACTCAAGTCACAAAAATCGCTGCCATTCGTGCTGCACGGCGCGTTCTTGACGCTTGTCTGTGCTCTCTTCGTTCACATTCAGGTGTCTACGCGCTTGCTGGCCTCGGCCACGCCAATTTTCTATTGGTTTGCTGCAGACCATATGCCCAAATCGCTGGCGCAGCTCTCGTTCCGCTCGAAGGCGGGCGCCCTGTTTATCTGGTGCACCACATACTGTGCTTGCGGCACCGTCCTCTTCTGCAATAACTTTCCCTGGACTTGA
- the LOC6624967 gene encoding protein C1orf43 homolog, giving the protein MEQLSGVMIIIIIGGGVLTFVMLFIFAKRQIMRFTLRSRRGPHVPVGTDAKKALRREIERRLDCIQKIAQEPKLLWTDADKYIVQPGPEQDLPPYYYRMKAVDDVKLLESEIARADGSTRHAHESLRAFLLTTLSVTLNGTGQRIIHQFCDTYEHARHDPNEFGKDEYEAYHHMLLKLMEAAKQLKNYNSRKASPARTPRKQKMHSLLDPARLRPPPVVEPPSSELTAGQHAKVNMTLGLQGDEMVAAELATNPLHLQPPAERDLIIRNRIKAPTLDDIVVEAAEQQQPSEAANNNGEHEIMSISSVQFQRNSSVV; this is encoded by the exons ATGGAGCAGCTTTCGGGTGTTATGATAATAATCATCATCGGCGGCGGCGTGCTGACCTTTGTAATGCTCTTCATATTCGCCAAACGGCAGATAATGCGATTCACACTGCGTAGCCGCCGCGGCCCCCATGTGCCCGTGGGCACTGACGCCAAAAAGGCGCTGCGCCGCGAAATTGAGCGCAGATTGGACTGCATACAAAAGATAGCACAGGAACCAAAACTGCTGTGGACCGATGCGGACAAGTATATTGTGCAACCAGGTCCTGAGCAAGATTTGCCTCCCTACTATTACCGCATGAAGGCCGTGGATGATGTTAAATTGCTGGAATCAGAAATAGCGCGCGCCGATGGCAGCACACGCCACGCCCACGAAAGCTTACGTGCCTTTCTACTGACTACGCTCTCGGTGACGCTGAACGGCACTGGGCAACGCATAATACATCAGTTCTGTGATACATACGAACACGCTCGCCACGATCCAAATGAATTTGGCAAGGACGAGTACGAGGCTTACCATCACATGCTGCTCAAGCTGATGGAGGC GGCCAAGCAACTAAAAAACTACAACTCGAGAAAGGCCTCGCCAGCGCGCACGCcacgcaaacaaaaaatgcacTCGCTGCTGGATCCGGCACGCCTTCGTCCGCCACCCGTCGTTGAGCCGCCTAGCAGCGAGCTGACAGCCGGCCAGCATGCCAAAGTCAATATGACGCTGGGCCTGCAAGGCGATGAAATGGTTGCCGCCGAATTGGCAACCAATCCGCTGCACTTACAGCCACCCGCCGAACGTGATCTCATCATACGCAATCGCATTAAGGCGCCCACGCTGGACGACATTGTGGTCGAGGCGgcggagcagcaacagccaagtGAGGCGGCCAACAATAATGGGGAACATGAGATAATGAGCATATCATCGGTTCAGTTTCAACGCAACTCGAGCGTAGTCTAA